A region of Pseudomonas putida DNA encodes the following proteins:
- a CDS encoding efflux RND transporter periplasmic adaptor subunit — MDNPRKIAILAAALAVLGLGGLAWTGNLGQATGGEAQHDEHGEDSHGHGAEQAGEDHEDEEGQLHLSSAQIEAAGVQLAAAGPRELGTAINFPGEIRFDEDRTAHVVPRVPGVVESVQADLGQAVKRGQVLAVIASQQISDLRSEQQAAQRRLELARLTFQREQQLWQERISAEQDYLQARQALQEAEIALANARQKVAAVGPAGAGNRYELRAPFDAVVVEKHLTVGEVVDETSNAFTLSDLSRVWATFAVAPRDLGRVVTGRSVTVSAPDLGAEVEGTVNYVGSLLGEQNRAATVRATLANPNGAWRPGLFVNIAVSVERASAAVVVPESALQTWEAQTVVFVRTEQGFEARPVQTGRRDAGQVEVIAGLAAGTQVAAAGSFVLKSELGKGSAEHSH; from the coding sequence ATGGATAACCCACGCAAGATCGCCATCCTGGCGGCCGCTCTGGCCGTGCTCGGCCTCGGTGGCCTGGCCTGGACCGGCAACCTCGGCCAGGCCACAGGCGGTGAAGCCCAGCATGACGAGCATGGCGAAGACAGCCACGGCCACGGTGCCGAGCAGGCCGGTGAAGACCACGAAGACGAAGAGGGCCAATTGCACCTGTCCAGCGCCCAGATCGAGGCGGCCGGCGTGCAGTTGGCGGCCGCCGGGCCCCGTGAACTGGGCACTGCCATCAACTTCCCGGGTGAAATTCGTTTCGATGAAGACCGCACCGCGCATGTCGTGCCCCGTGTGCCTGGCGTGGTGGAGTCGGTGCAGGCCGACCTAGGCCAGGCGGTAAAGCGCGGCCAGGTGCTGGCGGTGATCGCCAGCCAGCAGATTTCCGACCTGCGCAGCGAACAGCAGGCCGCTCAGCGCCGCCTGGAACTTGCACGTTTGACCTTCCAGCGCGAGCAACAGCTGTGGCAGGAACGCATCAGTGCCGAGCAGGATTACCTGCAAGCTCGCCAGGCGTTGCAAGAGGCCGAGATTGCCCTGGCAAACGCCCGGCAGAAGGTCGCGGCAGTCGGCCCCGCTGGCGCCGGCAACCGCTATGAGCTGCGCGCACCCTTCGATGCAGTGGTGGTGGAAAAGCACCTGACCGTGGGCGAGGTGGTCGATGAGACCAGCAATGCCTTCACGTTGTCCGACCTGAGCCGAGTCTGGGCCACCTTTGCTGTCGCCCCGCGCGACTTGGGCAGGGTCGTCACCGGGCGCAGCGTCACCGTCAGTGCCCCGGACCTGGGGGCTGAGGTAGAAGGCACGGTCAATTATGTTGGCAGCCTGCTGGGTGAGCAAAACCGCGCGGCCACCGTGCGCGCTACCTTGGCCAACCCCAACGGTGCCTGGCGCCCTGGGCTGTTCGTGAACATTGCGGTCAGCGTCGAGCGTGCCAGCGCCGCCGTGGTGGTGCCGGAAAGCGCCCTGCAGACCTGGGAGGCGCAGACGGTGGTGTTCGTCCGTACCGAGCAAGGCTTCGAAGCGCGCCCGGTCCAGACTGGCCGTCGCGACGCCGGCCAGGTGGAGGTTATCGCCGGCCTGGCTGCAGGCACCCAGGTTGCCGCCGCCGGCAGCTTCGTCCTCAAGTCGGAGCTTGGCAAAGGTTCTGCCGAGCACAGCCATTGA
- a CDS encoding TonB-dependent receptor, producing MIRKTSLVLLMGTCTFAWADNAPVELNATTIDGERDAPSGVQLDEPIRTGSRLGLTARETPASVSVSDRRLIEAHGAKDSQDVINAMTGVNASANPGYGGFVAYRGFTQNQVTQLYNGINLGYSSATRPVDAWVLDRVELIGGPSSFLHGAGAVGGSINYITKLASRDQQIIDGRVRYGSFDDAEVAFGINQALASNPADARHFMRLDFSRSQGNGYIDRNQRNTDSLAFSVLSDLAPNLTHTLALEYQEDHEDSPYWGSPILPGRSTMKIDKSRRFENYNVADGRYEQRVRWLRSILDYQLSDSTSVQNTLYHYNAQRDYRNVERYSYTANGKVQRSSPYLQSHDQNLLGDRIELRHDNTLFGFASQWSLGLEYSRMRQTLYPTSSSWSDVVDPDHFDPGSFDDIPGVNAGLTKQRRHEVTNRAVFAENRLQLTDRLALLTALRYDYLDMQVTNYGAVSPTSPAFFERRWEPLSGRIGLTYALTPTASVYAQYSSSADLPAGSLAAATYSNVGLFDLSKGEQWEVGSKFDFLDGRGAATLALYQIVRKDFAVRDSNDANLTVQAGQQTSRGVELSGRLQVTPKLLAEANYAYVDAQYDTFNEAVNGVSVSRKGNAPVNVPANVANLWLTYSFTSAWSAGVDGRYVGSVYADNANTLKAPAYTLFGAFARYRLDEHTTVTGRVRNLTDEVYAKQAYSFQYYMGAPRTFEVALDMRF from the coding sequence ATGATCCGCAAGACCTCACTGGTGCTCCTCATGGGCACTTGCACCTTCGCCTGGGCCGACAACGCCCCGGTTGAACTCAACGCCACCACCATCGACGGCGAGCGCGACGCCCCCTCCGGCGTGCAACTGGACGAGCCGATCCGCACCGGTTCGCGCCTGGGCCTCACCGCGCGGGAAACCCCGGCGTCGGTCAGTGTCTCGGACCGCCGCCTGATCGAGGCGCACGGCGCCAAGGACAGCCAGGACGTGATCAACGCCATGACCGGCGTCAACGCCTCGGCCAACCCCGGTTATGGCGGCTTCGTCGCCTACCGTGGCTTTACCCAGAACCAGGTCACCCAGCTCTACAACGGCATCAACCTGGGCTACAGCAGTGCCACCCGGCCAGTGGATGCCTGGGTACTCGACCGGGTCGAGCTGATCGGTGGGCCGTCCTCCTTCCTGCACGGTGCAGGCGCGGTGGGCGGTTCGATCAACTACATCACCAAGCTTGCCAGCCGCGATCAGCAGATCATCGACGGGCGTGTGCGCTATGGCAGCTTCGATGACGCGGAAGTGGCCTTCGGCATCAATCAGGCACTGGCCAGCAACCCCGCCGATGCCCGCCACTTCATGCGCCTGGATTTCAGCCGGAGCCAGGGCAATGGCTACATCGACCGCAACCAGCGAAACACCGACAGCCTGGCGTTTTCGGTGCTCAGCGATTTGGCGCCCAACCTCACCCACACCTTGGCGCTGGAGTATCAGGAAGACCACGAAGACAGCCCGTACTGGGGCTCGCCGATCCTGCCGGGGCGCAGCACGATGAAGATCGACAAAAGCCGCCGCTTTGAAAACTACAACGTCGCCGATGGCCGCTACGAACAGCGCGTACGCTGGCTGCGTTCGATCCTCGATTACCAGCTCAGCGACAGCACCAGCGTGCAAAACACGCTGTACCACTACAACGCCCAACGCGACTACCGCAACGTCGAACGCTACAGCTACACCGCCAATGGCAAGGTGCAGCGCAGCAGCCCCTACCTGCAAAGCCACGACCAGAACCTGTTGGGCGATCGCATCGAGTTGCGCCATGACAACACACTGTTCGGCTTCGCCAGCCAATGGTCGCTGGGGCTGGAATACTCGCGCATGCGCCAGACCCTCTACCCAACGTCGAGCAGCTGGAGCGACGTCGTCGACCCCGACCATTTCGACCCGGGCAGTTTCGACGACATCCCTGGGGTAAATGCCGGCCTGACCAAACAGCGTCGCCACGAAGTCACCAACCGCGCGGTGTTTGCCGAGAACCGCCTGCAACTGACCGACCGACTGGCCTTGCTGACCGCCCTGCGCTACGACTACCTGGACATGCAAGTGACCAACTACGGCGCGGTTTCCCCCACGTCGCCGGCGTTTTTCGAACGCCGTTGGGAGCCGCTTTCCGGGCGCATCGGCCTGACCTACGCGCTGACGCCAACCGCCAGTGTGTACGCACAGTACAGCAGCTCAGCCGATTTGCCGGCCGGCTCGCTGGCGGCGGCGACCTATTCCAACGTGGGCTTGTTCGACCTGTCCAAAGGCGAGCAATGGGAAGTCGGCAGCAAGTTCGATTTCCTCGACGGCCGCGGCGCCGCCACGCTGGCGCTGTACCAGATCGTGCGCAAGGACTTCGCCGTGCGCGATTCCAACGATGCCAACCTGACGGTCCAGGCAGGTCAACAGACCTCACGCGGTGTCGAGCTGTCCGGGCGGCTGCAGGTCACCCCGAAACTGCTGGCCGAGGCCAACTACGCCTACGTCGATGCGCAGTACGATACGTTCAACGAAGCGGTCAACGGCGTGTCGGTATCACGCAAGGGCAATGCGCCGGTCAACGTACCGGCCAACGTCGCTAACCTGTGGCTGACCTACAGCTTCACATCCGCGTGGTCGGCGGGGGTCGATGGGCGCTACGTGGGCTCGGTGTACGCCGACAATGCCAACACCCTCAAGGCACCGGCCTACACACTGTTCGGAGCCTTCGCCCGCTACCGGCTGGATGAACACACCACGGTGACTGGGCGGGTGCGCAACCTCACCGACGAGGTGTATGCCAAACAGGCCTACAGCTTCCAGTACTACATGGGCGCGCCGCGTACCTTCGAGGTGGCGCTGGATATGCGCTTCTGA
- a CDS encoding MFS transporter → MSAPHEVSPATLRRVIAASAIGNFVEWFDFAVYGFLATLIASQFFASEDASVALLKTFAVFAVAFALRPLGGIVFGALGDRLGRKRILSLTILLMAGSTTLIGLLPTYASIGLAAPVLLTLARCLQGFSAGGEYAGACAYLMEHAPNDKRAFYGSFVPVSTFSAFACAAVIAYGLEANLTAEAMNAWGWRVPFLIAAPLGLVGLYLRWRMEETPAFREAVAQGKEHEHSPLKETLRNHGRAIRNLGAFISLTALSFYMFTTYFATYLQLVGNLTRAQSLLVTTVALLFAAIGCPLAGAFSDRVGRRKTIGFTCLWVMICVFPAYWLASSGSLSGALLGVILLAVGALCSGVVTAALLSESFPTRTRYTASAITYNVAYTLFGGTAPLVATWLIGQTGSSLAPAFYLVVIALVALVGGLALPETSRISLHDEAGVDSVRPGARSSV, encoded by the coding sequence ATGTCCGCACCTCATGAGGTATCCCCCGCCACCCTGCGCCGGGTGATCGCCGCCTCGGCCATTGGCAACTTCGTCGAATGGTTCGACTTCGCCGTTTATGGCTTTCTCGCCACCCTCATCGCCAGCCAGTTCTTCGCCAGCGAAGATGCCAGTGTGGCCTTGCTCAAGACCTTTGCCGTGTTTGCCGTGGCGTTTGCCCTGCGCCCGCTCGGCGGCATCGTGTTCGGCGCGCTGGGTGACCGCCTTGGGCGCAAGCGCATCCTGTCGCTGACCATCCTGCTGATGGCCGGTTCCACCACCTTGATCGGCTTGTTGCCGACCTATGCCAGCATTGGCCTGGCGGCCCCCGTACTGCTGACCCTGGCCCGCTGCCTGCAGGGCTTCTCGGCGGGGGGCGAGTACGCCGGTGCCTGCGCCTACCTGATGGAACATGCGCCCAACGACAAGCGCGCGTTCTACGGCAGCTTTGTCCCAGTCTCGACCTTTTCTGCCTTTGCCTGCGCGGCGGTGATCGCCTATGGCCTGGAAGCGAACCTGACGGCCGAGGCGATGAACGCCTGGGGCTGGCGTGTGCCATTTCTGATCGCCGCCCCGTTGGGGTTGGTGGGCCTGTACCTGCGCTGGCGCATGGAGGAGACCCCAGCGTTCCGCGAAGCCGTCGCCCAAGGCAAGGAGCACGAGCATTCGCCCCTCAAGGAGACCCTGCGCAACCATGGCCGAGCCATCCGTAACCTGGGGGCGTTCATTTCGTTGACGGCGCTGTCGTTCTATATGTTCACCACCTACTTTGCCACCTACCTGCAACTGGTCGGCAACCTGACCCGCGCGCAGTCGCTGCTGGTGACCACCGTGGCCTTGCTGTTCGCCGCCATCGGCTGCCCGCTGGCCGGGGCGTTTTCCGACCGGGTGGGGCGGCGCAAGACCATTGGCTTCACCTGCCTGTGGGTGATGATCTGCGTGTTCCCTGCGTATTGGCTGGCCAGTTCCGGTTCGCTGTCCGGGGCGCTGCTGGGGGTGATTCTATTGGCGGTCGGTGCACTGTGCAGTGGCGTGGTGACTGCGGCTTTGCTGTCGGAAAGCTTCCCGACCCGGACCCGCTATACCGCCTCGGCAATCACCTACAACGTGGCCTACACGCTGTTTGGCGGCACTGCGCCATTGGTGGCGACCTGGTTGATCGGGCAGACCGGCAGCAGCCTGGCGCCGGCGTTTTACCTGGTGGTGATTGCACTGGTGGCGCTGGTAGGCGGGTTGGCGTTGCCGGAGACGTCGCGGATTTCGTTGCATGATGAGGCCGGCGTCGACAGCGTGCGGCCAGGAGCCCGTAGCAGCGTTTGA
- a CDS encoding DUF2946 family protein — protein MKTTRQTRTLTAWTLYACVLFSLLLCGLHHGQMSGLRLAGLEGGFCSISSDHGPAIDLEPAGGDQHMAQLDCPVCSSFGLAVPLAHTGWAFIPAQAGASSPIVVRSWAQPPPRYLRPALNPRAPPAALPAAILFA, from the coding sequence ATGAAAACCACCCGGCAGACCCGCACGCTGACCGCCTGGACGCTCTATGCCTGCGTCCTGTTCAGCCTATTGCTGTGCGGCCTGCACCACGGCCAGATGAGCGGCCTGCGCCTGGCCGGCCTTGAGGGTGGTTTCTGTTCGATCAGCAGCGACCATGGCCCGGCCATCGACCTGGAGCCTGCCGGTGGCGACCAGCACATGGCCCAGCTCGATTGCCCGGTGTGCTCCTCGTTCGGCCTGGCGGTGCCGCTTGCCCACACCGGCTGGGCCTTTATCCCGGCCCAGGCCGGGGCCAGCTCGCCCATTGTCGTGCGCAGTTGGGCACAGCCACCACCGCGCTACCTACGCCCTGCCCTCAACCCCCGCGCCCCACCTGCTGCTCTTCCCGCCGCCATTCTCTTCGCCTGA
- a CDS encoding ParA family protein, which yields MRRVVFNQKGGVGKSSIACNLAAASAAEGYRTLLVDLDPQANATYYLTGLVNDAIPSGIADFFRQTLSSATAHGKKPRVAITETRYSNLHLITASPDLSDLQSKLESKFKINKLRKLLVELAEDYERIYIDTPPALNFYTFSALVAAERLLIPFDCDSFSRQALHSIMAEVEELRQDHNPSLQVEGVVVNQFAGRTALHQTLVDQLRGEGVPVLPVYLSSSIKMRESHQVSVPLVHLAPRHKLALEFADLLDVLERAA from the coding sequence ATGCGTCGTGTGGTTTTCAATCAGAAAGGTGGCGTGGGCAAGTCGAGCATCGCCTGCAACCTGGCCGCTGCCAGTGCCGCTGAAGGCTATCGGACCCTGCTGGTAGACCTCGACCCGCAAGCCAATGCCACGTACTACCTGACCGGCCTGGTCAATGACGCCATCCCCTCGGGCATTGCCGACTTCTTCCGCCAAACCTTGTCATCCGCCACCGCGCACGGCAAGAAGCCCCGTGTGGCAATTACCGAAACCCGCTACAGCAACCTGCACCTGATCACCGCCAGCCCCGACCTCAGCGACCTGCAAAGCAAGCTGGAGAGCAAGTTCAAGATCAACAAATTGCGCAAGCTGCTGGTAGAGTTGGCCGAAGACTACGAGCGGATCTACATCGATACGCCGCCAGCGCTGAACTTCTACACCTTCAGCGCCCTGGTGGCTGCCGAACGCCTGTTGATCCCGTTCGACTGCGACAGCTTCTCGCGCCAGGCGCTGCACAGCATCATGGCCGAGGTAGAAGAGCTGCGCCAGGACCACAACCCGTCGCTGCAGGTGGAGGGCGTGGTCGTCAACCAGTTCGCCGGGCGTACGGCACTGCATCAGACCCTGGTCGATCAACTGCGTGGCGAAGGGGTGCCGGTGCTGCCGGTGTACCTGAGCAGCTCGATCAAGATGCGCGAGTCGCACCAGGTGTCGGTGCCGTTGGTGCATCTGGCGCCGCGGCACAAGCTGGCCTTGGAGTTTGCCGACCTGCTGGATGTACTGGAGCGGGCGGCCTGA
- a CDS encoding sensor domain-containing diguanylate cyclase → MPHTKHGLRLDLRSLILILCALTALVMLCASYFASYRVQRQLLIDHALEANRVYAAKLASITETFIASALQQLSFSAGVQAHQLADAAALQAETDRVLYQGLAFNSTFVVDADGILRAVSPAALHHYVGTKVQSPGVQEALHERRPLVSIPYLSTANNLVVALSQPIFDSNGRYLGYVGGSLYLRERNILNSLLGEHFYKDGSYLYVVDRNRRLLYHPDSQRVGTVVEGNALIDQLATLDSGTRQLTNSQGVAMLAGFATVPSAGWGVVAQQPLAQTVAPLSHLVLNVVGTSAPLALVGSLLLWWLAMTIARPLWQLAAGARSMDRAGTAERLHRVPAWYFEAAELKRALLFGLNLLQERIGRLNRDAQTDPLTGLGNRRNLDFSLSLLEVEGRAFSAIVLDIDHFKRVNDAHGHDVGDQVLRRLAEVMRRCCREGDLLCRTGGEEFLMLLPGANLEVAAAVAERLRVAVQDTSVEPVGAVTVSLGVAHWPGTAGSGPGDTLSKADRALYSAKQSGRNRVCIEPA, encoded by the coding sequence TTGCCACACACCAAGCACGGATTGCGCCTGGATCTACGCTCGCTCATTCTGATTCTCTGCGCCCTGACCGCCTTGGTCATGCTGTGCGCCAGTTATTTCGCCAGCTATCGCGTTCAACGCCAGTTGCTGATCGACCATGCCCTTGAGGCTAACCGGGTGTATGCGGCGAAGCTTGCGTCCATCACCGAGACGTTCATCGCCAGCGCCTTGCAGCAGTTGTCTTTCAGCGCCGGCGTGCAAGCTCACCAATTGGCTGATGCCGCCGCGCTGCAGGCGGAAACCGATCGCGTGTTGTACCAGGGCCTTGCCTTCAACTCGACGTTCGTGGTCGATGCCGACGGCATCCTGCGGGCCGTTTCCCCTGCCGCGCTGCATCACTACGTGGGCACCAAGGTACAGTCACCCGGGGTACAGGAAGCCCTCCACGAACGTAGGCCACTGGTTTCAATCCCTTACCTGTCGACCGCCAACAACCTGGTGGTGGCGCTGTCGCAGCCGATCTTCGATAGCAATGGGCGCTACCTGGGTTACGTGGGCGGCAGCCTGTACCTGCGCGAACGCAACATCCTCAACAGCCTGCTGGGCGAGCACTTCTACAAGGACGGCTCGTACCTGTATGTGGTCGATCGCAACCGTCGCCTGCTGTATCACCCGGACAGCCAGCGGGTCGGCACGGTGGTGGAAGGCAACGCGCTGATCGATCAACTGGCGACACTGGACAGCGGTACTCGCCAGCTGACCAACAGCCAGGGCGTGGCAATGCTGGCGGGCTTCGCCACAGTGCCGAGCGCGGGCTGGGGGGTGGTGGCGCAGCAGCCGCTGGCGCAGACCGTGGCCCCGCTGAGCCACCTGGTGCTCAACGTGGTCGGCACCTCCGCGCCACTGGCACTGGTGGGCAGCCTGCTGCTGTGGTGGCTGGCGATGACCATCGCCCGGCCACTCTGGCAGTTGGCGGCCGGGGCCAGGTCCATGGACCGCGCGGGCACTGCCGAGCGCTTGCATCGGGTGCCGGCCTGGTACTTCGAGGCGGCCGAGCTCAAGCGTGCGCTGCTGTTCGGGCTCAACTTGCTGCAAGAGCGCATCGGCCGGCTCAACCGCGATGCCCAGACCGACCCGCTGACCGGGCTGGGCAACCGCCGCAACCTGGACTTCAGCCTGTCGCTGCTGGAAGTCGAAGGGCGGGCATTTTCGGCCATCGTGCTGGATATCGATCATTTCAAGCGGGTTAACGATGCGCATGGGCATGACGTTGGTGACCAGGTGCTACGGCGGCTGGCCGAAGTGATGCGCCGCTGTTGCCGCGAGGGCGACCTGCTGTGCCGCACAGGGGGCGAGGAGTTTCTCATGCTGCTGCCGGGGGCCAACCTGGAGGTTGCCGCAGCGGTGGCGGAGCGGCTACGCGTGGCGGTGCAGGATACGTCGGTCGAGCCGGTGGGAGCGGTGACGGTTTCGCTGGGGGTCGCGCATTGGCCTGGCACCGCCGGCAGCGGGCCTGGCGATACGTTGAGCAAGGCGGACCGCGCGCTGTACAGCGCTAAACAGAGTGGGCGCAATCGGGTGTGCATCGAGCCTGCATGA
- a CDS encoding CusA/CzcA family heavy metal efflux RND transporter gives MFERLIQFAIEQRLVVMLAVVLMAAVGIHSYQKLPIDAVPDITNVQVQINTAAPGYSPLETEQRITFAIETAMAGLPGLKQTRSLSRSGLSQVTVIFDDSTDLFFARQLVNERLQVAREQLPAGIEAGMGPISTGLGEIFLWTVEAEEGALKDDGTPYTQTDLRVIQDWIIKPQLRNVPGVAEVNSIGGHAKQYLIAPEPKRLAAYKLTLNDLIAALERNNANVGAGYIERNGEQLLIRAPGQLDSAEDIANIVISSVDGTPIRVSHVAQVGLGQELRSGAATENGREVVLGTVFMLIGENSRTVSQAVAAKLVDINRNLPKGVLAVTVYDRTNLVEKAIATVKKNLIEGAILVIAVLFLFLGNIRAALITAMVIPLSMLFTFTGMFSNKVSANLMSLGALDFGIIVDGAVVIVENAIRRLAHAQQRHGRMLTRAERFHEVFAAAREARRPLIYGQLIIMVVYLPIFALTGVEGKMFHPMAFTVVIALLGAMILSVTFVPAAIALFVTGKVKEEEGLVMRTARQRYAPVLGWVLGRRKLAFAGAATLVLLSGVMASRMGSEFIPSLSEGDFALQALRVPGTSLSQSVDMQQRLERAIIAQVPEVERVFARTGTAEIASDPMPPNISDAYVMLRPHAQWADPGKPREALIAEVQRAAASVPGSNYELSQPIQLRFNELISGVRSDVAVKVFGDDMDVLNRTAAQIASSLQTVPGASEVKVEQTTGLPVLTIEIDRDKAARHGLNVGDVQDAIAIAVGGRTAGTLYEGDRRFDMVVRLSETLRTDVDGLSSLLIPVPASSAAGAAQIGFIPLSQVASLNLQLGPNQVSREDGKRVVVVSANVRGRDLGSFVQQAEQTLIEQVQVPPGYWTRWGGQFEQLQSAAERLQVVVPVALLLVLALLLMMFNNLKDGLLVFTGIPFALTGGVLALWLRDIPLSISAGVGFIALSGVAVLNGLVMIAFIRSLREDGRTLRMAVEEGALTRLRPVLMTALVASLGFIPMALATGTGAEVQRPLATVVIGGILSSTALTLLVLPALYQWAYRREEAEEG, from the coding sequence ATGTTCGAACGCCTGATCCAATTCGCCATCGAGCAGCGCCTGGTGGTCATGCTTGCTGTGGTGCTGATGGCTGCTGTGGGTATCCACAGCTACCAGAAACTGCCAATCGACGCAGTACCGGACATCACCAACGTCCAGGTGCAGATCAACACCGCCGCGCCCGGCTACTCGCCGCTGGAGACCGAGCAGCGCATCACCTTCGCCATCGAGACGGCCATGGCCGGCTTGCCTGGCCTCAAGCAGACCCGTTCGTTGTCGCGTTCGGGGTTGTCCCAGGTCACGGTGATCTTCGATGACAGCACCGACCTGTTCTTCGCCCGCCAACTGGTCAACGAGCGCCTGCAAGTGGCGCGTGAGCAGTTGCCCGCTGGCATCGAGGCGGGGATGGGGCCGATTTCCACAGGGCTTGGCGAGATCTTTTTATGGACCGTCGAGGCCGAGGAGGGCGCGCTCAAGGACGACGGTACGCCGTACACCCAGACCGACCTGCGCGTCATCCAGGACTGGATCATCAAACCGCAGTTGCGCAACGTGCCCGGGGTGGCCGAGGTCAACAGCATCGGCGGCCATGCCAAGCAGTACCTGATCGCACCTGAGCCCAAGCGCCTGGCCGCCTACAAACTCACCCTCAATGACCTGATCGCGGCGCTGGAGCGCAATAACGCCAACGTGGGGGCAGGCTACATCGAGCGCAATGGCGAGCAGCTGCTGATTCGTGCACCGGGCCAGCTGGACTCGGCCGAAGACATCGCCAACATCGTCATCTCCAGCGTCGATGGCACACCGATACGCGTCAGCCACGTCGCCCAGGTTGGCCTGGGCCAAGAGCTGCGCTCCGGGGCGGCCACCGAGAATGGCCGTGAGGTGGTGCTGGGCACGGTGTTCATGCTGATTGGCGAGAACAGTCGCACGGTGTCCCAGGCGGTTGCAGCCAAGCTGGTCGACATCAACCGCAACCTGCCCAAGGGTGTGCTCGCGGTGACGGTGTATGACCGTACGAACTTGGTCGAAAAAGCCATCGCCACGGTAAAGAAAAACCTGATCGAAGGTGCGATCCTGGTCATCGCCGTGCTGTTCCTGTTCCTGGGCAACATCCGCGCTGCGCTGATCACCGCCATGGTCATCCCGTTGTCGATGCTGTTCACCTTCACCGGCATGTTCAGCAACAAGGTCAGCGCCAACCTCATGAGCCTTGGCGCGCTGGACTTCGGCATCATCGTCGACGGTGCGGTGGTGATCGTCGAGAACGCCATTCGCCGCCTGGCCCATGCCCAGCAGCGCCACGGCCGCATGCTGACCCGCGCCGAGCGCTTCCATGAAGTGTTCGCCGCCGCCCGTGAAGCACGCCGCCCGCTGATCTACGGGCAGTTGATCATTATGGTGGTGTACCTGCCGATCTTTGCCTTGACCGGGGTCGAGGGCAAGATGTTCCACCCCATGGCGTTCACCGTGGTCATCGCCCTGCTGGGCGCCATGATCCTCTCGGTGACGTTCGTGCCAGCGGCGATTGCGCTGTTCGTGACGGGCAAGGTCAAGGAAGAGGAAGGCCTGGTCATGCGTACCGCCCGCCAGCGCTATGCGCCGGTGCTGGGCTGGGTGCTGGGCCGGCGCAAGCTGGCGTTCGCCGGTGCGGCGACGCTGGTGCTGTTGTCCGGGGTAATGGCCAGCCGCATGGGCAGCGAGTTCATCCCGAGCCTCAGCGAGGGCGACTTCGCCCTGCAAGCGCTGCGCGTGCCAGGCACCAGCCTGTCGCAGTCGGTGGACATGCAGCAACGCCTTGAGCGGGCGATCATTGCCCAGGTGCCGGAGGTGGAGCGGGTGTTCGCCCGTACCGGCACCGCCGAAATCGCCTCGGACCCGATGCCGCCGAATATCTCCGACGCCTACGTCATGTTGCGCCCGCACGCGCAATGGGCCGACCCGGGCAAGCCGCGCGAGGCGTTGATTGCCGAAGTGCAGCGCGCCGCAGCCAGTGTGCCGGGTAGTAACTACGAGCTGTCACAACCGATTCAGCTGCGCTTCAACGAACTGATCTCGGGCGTGCGCAGTGACGTGGCGGTCAAGGTGTTCGGTGATGACATGGACGTGCTCAATCGGACTGCTGCGCAGATCGCCAGCAGCCTGCAGACCGTGCCGGGGGCTTCGGAGGTCAAGGTCGAGCAGACCACGGGCCTGCCGGTGCTGACCATCGAAATCGACCGCGACAAGGCCGCCCGCCATGGCCTGAACGTGGGCGATGTGCAGGACGCCATCGCCATTGCCGTGGGCGGCCGCACGGCAGGCACGCTGTATGAAGGCGACCGACGTTTCGACATGGTGGTGCGCCTGTCCGAGACGTTGCGCACCGATGTCGACGGGCTTTCCAGCCTGCTGATTCCGGTGCCGGCCAGCAGTGCGGCCGGTGCTGCCCAGATCGGCTTCATCCCGCTGTCGCAGGTCGCGTCACTGAACCTGCAACTGGGGCCGAACCAGGTCAGCCGCGAGGATGGCAAGCGCGTGGTGGTGGTCAGTGCCAACGTGCGCGGGCGCGACCTCGGCTCGTTTGTGCAGCAAGCCGAACAGACCCTGATCGAGCAGGTGCAGGTCCCGCCCGGTTACTGGACGCGCTGGGGTGGCCAGTTCGAGCAGCTACAGTCGGCGGCGGAGCGTTTACAGGTGGTGGTGCCGGTGGCCTTGCTGCTGGTCCTGGCGCTGTTGCTGATGATGTTCAACAACCTCAAGGATGGTTTGCTGGTGTTCACCGGTATTCCGTTTGCCTTGACCGGTGGCGTACTGGCGCTGTGGTTGCGGGACATTCCGTTGTCCATTTCTGCCGGGGTGGGCTTTATTGCCCTGTCGGGGGTGGCGGTACTCAATGGCTTGGTGATGATTGCCTTTATCCGCAGCCTGCGCGAGGACGGGCGCACCTTGCGCATGGCGGTCGAGGAGGGCGCGCTGACGCGTTTGCGGCCGGTGCTGATGACCGCGCTGGTGGCGTCGCTGGGGTTCATCCCGATGGCGCTGGCCACGGGGACCGGGGCTGAAGTGCAGCGGCCGCTGGCGACCGTGGTGATTGGTGGGATCCTGTCGTCCACGGCGTTGACGCTGCTGGTGTTGCCGGCGTTGTACCAGTGGGCGTATCGGCGCGAAGAGGCGGAAGAAGGCTGA